One Streptomyces sp. BA2 DNA window includes the following coding sequences:
- a CDS encoding B12-binding domain-containing radical SAM protein: MPQLPLISGADPAHTLDALFVNAPLRDYDQRPRTNDYTLPVLGMAYIATYAQRAGFNVGVLDAEAHGLGITETARIVNEAWPRWAAMNLLAPTYEMSARIAALVNPGIALMVGGHHAKAMPDRVLADPRMANLRALVLGEGELRVVALLHDEQRRRELPGVVWRDRLLGTRAAGLMADKKQTAEMLGPNINTLPYVNRAFLPQDPYQAAPTETDRRLALNRNTALLRNAARTGHVEANIVGSRGCPYNCAFCGAAWSANKDVKIRVRSPQNIIGELDELHDEYGVTCFRFVDDLFLGVRDVIHEHMKAFAEQRIGERYVWDATGRINVLDRLSDNDLDVLVDNGLREVALGIESGSDRILKAMDKRINAEMTERVAHRLMRHGIGVKGYFILGFPGETRADLDATVQHIRNLWEIADRNPGDLRASVFEFRPYPGTPVWQTLTEAGHEPDALLAYGDVDLTDDGADESMRQRDEFNFSVGIQFGDVPLTKVRSTLATLTREQHERVQAPQVDAA, encoded by the coding sequence ATGCCTCAGCTACCGCTGATCTCGGGCGCCGATCCGGCCCACACGCTCGACGCACTGTTCGTGAACGCGCCGCTGCGCGACTACGACCAACGGCCGCGCACCAATGACTACACCCTGCCGGTGCTTGGCATGGCCTACATCGCCACGTACGCACAGCGGGCCGGCTTCAACGTGGGTGTCCTGGACGCCGAGGCGCATGGGCTCGGCATCACGGAGACGGCAAGGATCGTCAACGAGGCGTGGCCGCGGTGGGCGGCCATGAACCTCCTGGCCCCCACCTACGAGATGTCTGCCCGCATCGCGGCACTGGTCAATCCCGGCATCGCGCTGATGGTCGGCGGACACCACGCCAAGGCCATGCCGGACCGCGTCCTGGCCGATCCGCGCATGGCCAACCTGCGGGCGCTGGTCCTCGGCGAAGGAGAACTGCGGGTCGTCGCCCTGCTGCACGACGAGCAACGCCGCCGCGAACTGCCCGGCGTGGTGTGGCGCGACCGACTGCTCGGGACTCGGGCAGCCGGCCTGATGGCCGACAAGAAGCAGACGGCCGAGATGCTCGGCCCGAACATCAACACCCTGCCGTACGTCAACCGCGCATTCCTGCCGCAGGACCCCTACCAGGCTGCGCCGACGGAGACGGACCGGCGCCTCGCGCTGAACCGCAACACTGCGTTACTCCGGAACGCGGCCCGCACGGGGCACGTGGAAGCGAACATCGTCGGTAGCCGCGGCTGCCCCTACAACTGCGCATTCTGCGGGGCCGCATGGAGCGCCAACAAGGACGTCAAGATCCGTGTCCGCAGCCCCCAGAACATCATCGGAGAGCTGGACGAGCTCCACGACGAGTACGGCGTCACCTGCTTCCGGTTCGTAGACGATCTGTTCCTCGGCGTCCGCGATGTCATCCACGAGCACATGAAGGCGTTCGCAGAACAGCGAATCGGTGAGCGCTACGTGTGGGACGCCACCGGCCGCATCAACGTCCTGGACCGCCTCTCCGACAATGACTTGGACGTCCTGGTCGACAACGGACTGCGCGAAGTCGCACTCGGTATCGAGTCCGGCAGCGACCGCATCCTCAAGGCCATGGACAAGCGCATCAACGCCGAGATGACCGAACGCGTCGCCCACCGCCTCATGCGCCACGGCATCGGCGTCAAGGGGTACTTCATCCTCGGCTTCCCCGGCGAGACCCGCGCGGACCTGGACGCGACCGTGCAGCACATCCGGAACCTGTGGGAGATCGCCGACCGCAACCCCGGCGACCTGCGGGCGTCCGTCTTCGAGTTCCGCCCCTACCCCGGAACGCCCGTGTGGCAGACCCTCACCGAGGCCGGCCACGAGCCCGACGCGCTTCTCGCGTACGGCGACGTCGACCTGACCGACGACGGGGCCGACGAGTCGATGCGTCAACGCGACGAGTTCAATTTCTCCGTCGGCATCCAGTTCGGGGACGTGCCCCTCACCAAGGTCCGCTCCACCCTGGCCACGCTCACCCGCGAGCAGCACGAGCGCGTTCAGGCACCACAGGTGGATGCGGCATGA
- the tmk gene encoding dTMP kinase, translating to MTRGLFITLDGPSGVGKSTTIEALHQEMTDRGMAVRKTVEPSTSKLGAFTREHANTIHGYALACLVMADRYAHIEHEIDPSLDAGDTVICDRYVASTLVLQQLDGVPLQFLLDLNAGILMPDLAVILTASPGLIAQRIARRGVRHRFHLDPTAPGREVDLYTEAAQTLTAANVNVLVLDSSHATPSEVSARIADALPERSVPSAVSPTSPTPQGP from the coding sequence ATGACGCGCGGCCTGTTCATCACCCTCGACGGACCAAGCGGCGTCGGGAAGTCGACCACCATCGAGGCCCTGCACCAGGAGATGACCGATCGCGGGATGGCCGTCCGCAAGACGGTGGAGCCCTCCACCAGCAAGCTCGGCGCCTTCACCCGCGAGCACGCCAACACCATCCACGGATACGCACTGGCGTGCCTGGTCATGGCCGACCGGTACGCGCACATCGAGCATGAGATCGATCCGTCCCTCGACGCCGGCGACACGGTCATCTGTGACCGCTACGTCGCCTCAACGCTGGTCTTACAGCAGCTCGACGGGGTGCCGCTGCAGTTCCTTCTCGACCTGAACGCGGGCATCCTGATGCCCGACCTGGCCGTGATCCTGACCGCGTCGCCCGGTCTGATCGCCCAGCGGATAGCCCGGCGCGGAGTCCGCCACCGCTTCCACCTGGACCCCACCGCACCCGGCCGGGAAGTCGACCTCTACACCGAGGCCGCCCAGACCCTCACGGCCGCGAACGTGAATGTACTGGTCCTCGACAGCAGTCACGCCACGCCATCGGAGGTCTCGGCGAGAATCGCCGACGCTCTCCCCGAACGCTCGGTACCGTCGGCAGTCTCACCGACCTCGCCAACCCCCCAGGGACCATGA
- a CDS encoding NUDIX hydrolase codes for MNPELAHPVIDTHVILRDGDKLLFSQRGGPYGKGLWHMPSGKLDRDETLTAGAARELLEETGVEVDPDHLRLVHVVHHRQNDAMERIGFFFVATEWSGEPVNREPAKCLGLEWFSVHELPDDIIEYPKEGLLGYLQDHRGLTEHGWA; via the coding sequence ATGAATCCGGAACTGGCACACCCCGTCATCGACACCCACGTCATCCTGCGCGACGGCGACAAACTGCTCTTCTCCCAGCGCGGCGGCCCCTACGGGAAAGGCCTATGGCACATGCCCTCGGGCAAGCTCGACCGGGACGAGACCCTGACCGCCGGGGCCGCGCGCGAGCTGCTGGAAGAGACCGGCGTGGAGGTCGACCCGGACCATCTGCGCTTGGTCCATGTCGTGCACCACCGGCAGAACGATGCCATGGAGCGCATCGGCTTCTTCTTCGTGGCCACCGAGTGGAGCGGGGAGCCCGTTAACCGGGAACCCGCGAAGTGCCTCGGCCTGGAGTGGTTCAGCGTCCACGAACTGCCCGACGACATCATCGAGTACCCGAAGGAAGGCCTCCTCGGCTACCTGCAAGACCACCGCGGGCTGACCGAGCACGGCTGGGCATAG
- a CDS encoding ATP/GTP-binding protein — translation MDPQPPKSDPVWKGHKGAGAIYTKMCLGQGGAAIGAGALGALPQVFWAAEAPAIDVDPEQLAREAVDKMLLTGPKIASPRAAGKYTVGVPMWMWVEPSPTTFGPNSASATLAGVTVSATAKVSSIRWSMGDGKSVTCQGAGTKYKASYGMAKSPDCGHFYRTSSKEQAGGKFKGTATATWAVDWQVTGGGGEQGAFTEVRESDFEVSVGEMRVLD, via the coding sequence TTGGACCCGCAGCCGCCCAAGAGCGACCCCGTTTGGAAGGGCCACAAGGGCGCCGGAGCCATCTACACCAAGATGTGTCTCGGGCAGGGGGGTGCCGCCATTGGCGCGGGTGCCCTGGGTGCTCTGCCGCAGGTTTTCTGGGCCGCTGAAGCACCGGCCATCGACGTCGATCCGGAGCAGCTGGCGCGGGAGGCCGTGGACAAGATGCTGCTGACCGGTCCGAAGATCGCCAGCCCGCGGGCTGCGGGCAAGTACACGGTGGGTGTGCCGATGTGGATGTGGGTGGAGCCCTCCCCCACCACGTTCGGGCCCAACTCCGCCTCCGCGACGTTGGCGGGGGTGACGGTGTCGGCGACGGCGAAGGTGTCCTCGATCCGGTGGTCGATGGGTGACGGGAAGTCGGTCACCTGCCAGGGCGCTGGCACGAAGTACAAGGCCTCCTACGGCATGGCCAAGTCCCCCGACTGCGGCCACTTCTACCGCACGTCGTCCAAGGAGCAGGCGGGCGGCAAGTTCAAGGGCACCGCGACCGCGACGTGGGCGGTGGACTGGCAGGTCACCGGGGGCGGCGGGGAGCAGGGTGCGTTCACCGAAGTGCGCGAGAGCGACTTTGAGGTGTCCGTGGGCGAGATGAGAGTCCTCGACTAG
- a CDS encoding SAF domain-containing protein, with product MRPDLDIIDPEPPRRRRRSYMVIGAVMVLAGAIGFAGLLNASGERSDVLALARDVPAGQKITAEDLRVVALPEDPGLKPVAAAKKDTIVGQRTAAALSQGTLLTSRQLAGKGGLRAGEALVAVEVKRGMAPVDALRPGATVSLVTRPKEGEVVGKEPELAEVTGRVVKIGAPASSGDIVVQVAVPDATSGVVASDASAGRVAIVLKAGS from the coding sequence ATGCGCCCGGATCTCGACATCATCGACCCGGAGCCGCCGCGCCGACGACGCCGGTCCTACATGGTGATCGGCGCGGTGATGGTGCTGGCTGGGGCGATCGGGTTCGCCGGGCTGTTGAACGCCTCCGGGGAGCGCTCCGATGTGCTGGCGCTGGCCCGGGACGTGCCCGCCGGACAGAAGATCACGGCTGAGGATCTGCGCGTGGTCGCGCTGCCGGAGGATCCCGGGCTCAAGCCGGTGGCGGCCGCGAAGAAGGACACGATCGTGGGGCAGCGGACCGCGGCTGCGCTGTCCCAGGGGACGCTGCTCACGTCGCGGCAACTGGCCGGCAAGGGCGGACTGCGGGCCGGTGAAGCGCTAGTCGCCGTCGAGGTGAAGCGGGGCATGGCGCCGGTCGACGCGCTGCGGCCCGGCGCCACGGTCAGCCTGGTGACCCGTCCCAAGGAGGGCGAGGTTGTGGGCAAGGAGCCGGAACTCGCCGAGGTGACCGGCCGTGTGGTGAAGATCGGTGCGCCCGCCAGCAGCGGCGATATCGTCGTGCAGGTCGCCGTGCCGGACGCGACCAGCGGCGTGGTCGCCTCGGACGCCAGCGCGGGCCGAGTGGCGATCGTGTTGAAGGCCGGAAGCTGA